In Capra hircus breed San Clemente chromosome 5, ASM170441v1, whole genome shotgun sequence, the DNA window gactcattggaaaagacctgaagctgggaaagattgaaggcaagaggagatggggacaacagaggatgagatgattggatggcagactcaatggacgtgagtttgagcaagctccgagagttggtgatggacagggaagcctggcgtgctgcagtccatggggtttcagagttggacgtgacagagtgactgaactgaactgaacttagttctTTGAATAGAATAAGCATGTTAAATTCTAAATGTAATACTAAAATCATAAAAGTTGCCAGGTGGAATATTTAATATTGCCAGAAATATTAACCATGTCTGTACTTTTGATTCAAAACTAATTCACATTTATACTTATCAGTTTCACTGTTTTCTAATGTTAATAAggaaaatctctctctttttttttttgaggggcaTTTAATAAAGGGATTATTTACAAAGACATGGATTAGTTGTACAGACCCCACAAAAGAAGACACTCAGTACACCAACTTGGGGATATTGACAACTGTGAATTGTATCTAACATTAAGCCTGAGGGATAAGAAGGTGGAGTAATTGAATACGTGTGCATTAAGGAAAATTCCgatttatgtaatttattttttaatcatggcAAAACTAACATAACAAGGCTTTAAATAAGTTTTAAGATTCTGTGATGTTCTTTTTTCTGGATACTGTGAGTATCTCATTGCATTTCTCTACTACTATATGTTCCTCAGGATTTCAGTTTTAGAAGAGAATTAAGGGAATGAAATCGAGAAAATAAGTGACATGAGAGCCAAATATTTGGTTTTCTGAGTTTGACACCATTCTTTGACTAGATAAACCCCAAAGCAATCTATTTCTGTGGAATCCAGTGGATGAGACAAGGGGTCAGAGAATCATTTCTCTCTgttactccctgctcagttgaaCTGTAGACACAGGAACTAATGCAAGACACAAGAAAGGAGAACCCTGCATGGTGGgaagagaaaagtgaagaggTCTGAGAGTATCCAGCAGCCCTAATCCTCTGTAATCTCTAATCTCTTCTCCATGATGAGAGAACAGGGTGGGAGGTGCAGGAACAATAATTACGGCATCTTGtataggggacgacagaggatgagatggctggatggcatcactgacacaacggacatgggtttgagtggactccgggagttggtgatggacaaggaggcttggcatgttgaggttcatggggttgcaaagagtcagacacgactgagcgactgaactgaactgtatcctCCCCACCATCAGATGAAAGTGACCTAGGCCTCTTACTTTCTAACACCCAATACCTAACCTAACTGTTGGAGGTGGCACAGGTAAACCATTTCTCCTGTGCTGAGAGAATCCGGTAGGTAACACAGGTGAGCCTTACAAGGTGATCCATCAGGATACCTGCTAACAAGGAGCAGAAGAACTGGAAATTACCAAACGTGCATTAatggttttaaaatgaaaataaagtatcATAAAGTCATATTCTACTGTTTAATGGAATATTAACAGATCTTAAAATAAGCAAACTACAAATATGTACAAAAATGCACATGAATTCTAACAAATATAATATTGACTGAATCAAGCCTTTAATAAAGTGTTGGAGACACTTAATATCttaccatttcctcttcactgtctatGTAAAGCAGAGTAGAATTCTTAGTAGTGCAGGACATCAAACTCCCATTCAATGTTTCTTTTTCCAAACTAAGAGAATAGCAATTGTTGGAATATGTAAACCACTCCTTTGGACAACAACCACAATGAAATTCTGGAGAAAGATTATGAATTACTATTCAAAggcaatttgaattttaaaaaaacaaaaattaacttacATATATGCATAGATAtgaacatgtatgtatatatacatatatataaaacatttaaatttatattaaaaaaaagctatGTGCCCTCAAATTTGGTACATATAAAACAAATCTCACTCATACATTCACAGCGTCAGTCTCTCATACCACAATTTATGTCTCTATATAAAGCAAACATACAAAAAATCTCCTCTTTACATGTCctaaaaatcaagaaatgaaaCGTCTATTTTAGAGTAGCaaaattatttgtcttttatCATATTACAGCAGGCAAAAATTGGAATCAATTGCCAGCAATGGATATGGTGATCATATTGTTGCATAGGGAAAAACACTCTCCCATAATCATTATTTACCCATGTTTGTTGCCCGATTTTATAATTTATCTTCTACCCCtaaatcttttcttattttcactaGCACACAATAGAGACAAAATTCAAATTGTATTTATATCAGAGCTTTAAAATCATTATGTACCTTTCTGGGGTCTTGCTATCGGAGAGGAGTTATTGTGCTCCCGTATTACAGTAGCTACAAAATtaatcattataaaaattaacattGCTCTAAATAAATCATAATCATTTCATTTTGTGAGTTTGAAATTCAGTTTATTGTTTAGGATTAGAGTAGTCTGGAATAAAGCTGATTTTACCAAGAAAAATTAATCGGGTAATGAAGATTtggtggaaaaatattttaaaaacctaacCTAAAGGAGCAGATTTTACCACCTCTTACCAATCTCAAAAATTAATTTGTGTTTCTCAATAAGATCTTTCAGTCTCCTAAAGCatgtttttgaattatgaaaTCAGAATATCCATATACATCCTCTCTGTAATTATCTTGTATTGTATGTATTTCACAAATTCCAAATAACATTCTGCATTTAGTCTACTTGCATGTATTTTTAACGATAGGCACATTCTATAACATTGTGAAAATGTTTAGAGGACTGACCATCGTTAAAGTGAAAAGTTCccttatagtttttaaaaaatgtacttacAGGGAGTAACAACGATCATTGTCACAAGAGTGGACATCAAGGCAAGGCAGACGATTCCCAGGATCCCAGCAATGAACTTTTCTGAAGGTGATGGTGAACCtgcagggagagaaaaggaaacagtgagaaaggAGTGAAGGAGTGATGGGGACAGCTGGTTAGATTTTCCATACACGAGAATCGATGTGAACAGGGATTTATGGATATAAACTTGGACCCCAACCCATTTCTACCACTGTAGTCTTTCTCTAATATGTTTCATTTTCAGCGAACATCATGGTGAATGAGTTGTTGATCAAAGACTTCAAATTATAGCAATGCCAGAATAAAAGTAGCCTTCCAATTTCACGTTAGAATACCCTAACCAACTTTAAGCTCCCtttctcaaaatgaaaaatatgctaGCTTTTCCCCTGCTCTTCCTCCACACCTCTGCACCCCAACTGCACATCCTAGAACAGTTTCATTGTGTGACAGTAAGTGTTTCACCTTTGGAGTGGTAGTTCTTGTCATTCTCATGAAGATTCTGAGGAGCATTTTCAAGGCTTAGTTCTGCATATGTTAATTCCTGCTCAGTTATTGAACTGGAACTTTTAGAAATCTTAGGTTTCCTTTGTTGTCTCTTTGAGCTCTTGACTGCCTTCAGTTCTACATAGGTTGCTCCTTGGTTATTCATCTTTGCAGCTGAGTGAAGTCAAGGACCATGCTCTAAGTGAACTGAGGAATAAGTGGCGTAGGTGAGATAAGAACCTTAGTATAATAAGATGGGTGGGGCAAAGAGTCTAGTGTTCACTTTGCAGCTGAACAAATGTAAAGCCTGCTTCTAAATTCCTCAGTACTTTAAACAAGCCTTTCATGaaagaatacttttttaaaaaagatattctgTATTTGACAATATATTATTGGTTGAAACAATGAAAAGCAATAAATTAGGGAACAATAAAGAAGTTTGTGGCTAATAATATCCTCACTGAAGTCAGATtccacagaaatattttaaaatcaccatagtgcttaaattaaaattaaaatgttttattaacaAGAGAGATTCACCTATATTTATAATAATCTTGAAATTTAGTAATGATTTAAAGACTAAGTTCTTTAAAGATGAGGAGAGAGTAATGTTGGCATACACAACAATCTCCTGCACTATATTACATTATTTGGTGACTTACTTTGATCAGTGAAAAGGGGTACCAAATGGTCTTTATTTTGAATGGTTGAGGAGTTCTGAGGAATCATTAAAAACTGAGGAAATGTTTCATATATTGTAAAATGTCACATGACACACTAATCATATATAAActaaacaatatgaaaaataaaacaacagaaaaagactAAAACGTACTTATTTTACAAAAGTTGTTGATAAGTGATTTAATGGCTATTATTTGAacttacaaaatgaaaaacaggtaTATATCATTTATGGAAGACACTGTTGGTTCAAACTCCCAGAAAGATCCTATAGATGTTAAAGTTAGTAAAGGTCATTTTAGTTGTATAAGTGATGGTGATTACTTATGAAAAATCCAGATAACATAACAATAATTCAGACAGTTGATGCAGTAGTCAAAAATATCTGGAAATGAATTAtagcttttaaatttataaaatgtgaTCTTCAAAAAGTTATTTAGTATCTAGTATCATATTATAATCTAAAATGGAAATAAGGTTATGTAATATATAATGCATGTAACACTGAGCACTCAACTGGGCACTTATAAGTTCTCAAtaattatgttttaattattattttggtCATCATTTCTATGATATTATTTCTGATTTATATCAGTTAGTGTCTTTAATTAGTTTAGCATATCATTTAtgctgtttgattttttaaaaaaaaatacttccatTGCTTACAATTAAGTTTAAATTAGCCTTTAGGAAGTTACCTCAAcctgatttttattaaaaatttggaTTGTTGTATTCAATCTAATACATGTATGAGGAATTATGTTTGTCCTTTGCTATACAATGAATTCCTTTCCgagaatatatttataaagtttgagcaaaaatatattaacatactATTATACAAAAAACTTACCTTCTACTGATCATAAAATCTCAAACTAATTGTTCCCTATCATGAGGTCTTTGGGTTTTACTTAATATTATATACAAACCCATTCATGCCGTGTGTGTATGCACTTGAGTAACATTCTACAGACAATAATTTGAATACTTGGAGAAATGGTCCATCATATTTGATATTTTATGATTGCTTTTTAccccaaattatttaaaaaaataatgttctaCTTTGATTTTGCCATATATAAACTGTACTTCAGTTGTATCACATTTAATATTTGTTAGTTCCCACTAAGTGAGATGGTCTAATAGagagacaggagaggagagaCACATACCTTCTGTTGGCCAGAAAGTCATGCATTCTCTAGTAGGGAGGTCAGGATACTCTCATAAAAGAGGTCTGCTATAGCTGggtaataaatggagaaatttgaaaacataaatcCGGGACAAGAATAAGCAACGTCTGTGACTTTCACAGAGTGCCCTGTGAAGGCTCAGAGTGAAGCAAGAATGGAAAAAGTTCATTTGTCATCAATGTGTCACCTCAAGTTGAACAGGAAATTCTCACACTTAGGCTATTTGAGGAGAGTTTAGCTCATCACACACCTCCAGAAAATAGGAGACTTTGGGCTGCATTTAAAAGCACAAATGGATCTCTAAGTGTGTTATTtatactttctatttttaaatgcctcTGAAAAATTGTTATCATATTCTAAAAGATCTGAGGAAGTGGAAGTTTAATCACTTATGCAGGTATCTTGTTTCCATCTTAGTCACATACACCACAAACTTAGAATACCTccagttttacttttaaaactaGATTGCTAAATCTTGTCAGTGAATATACCTTGCCTTCACATCCATTGTTATTTCATTTCTATTGTCATAGAAAAAGTTCTAAAAATCATAATCCCATTTTCAACAGGTATTTAAGGATATTTTTCActaattattcttaaaattacTACATTTCCAACCATAGTGTATCTGGAACAAAGACCATCATTTTCAAAATACCATTTCTTTTCTCTGCCCTAGTTCTTATATTCAGTTTTAttcttattaaataaaaaatttaatcttCAGACTTTCTGTGACAAAAACGCATGCCCTTGAAATAACAAAATAAGAAcatcatattaataaaatatacctCCATGACAAAGGTTGAAGTATTAAATAAATAGTCATTATGTCATTCATGAATTCATCCTCCAATCATGGCTAGTTGGATTTTACTAGGAATATTTGATGTAACAACATAGATTCAAGTACTACGATACAGTTCAAGacaagataaatttttaaaatatcacctaATCAAACAATGGCAAGGAGATGAAGAGAAGACTTAAACCACAAGATAAAtagaaaattcaaaggaaaattaCAAGAAAGGACATGTAACAATGCTCTTATAAGACAAAATAGTCTTTAAAGGAAAGTTCATAATGAAACATAAAGAAGAATATTGTGtaatgataaaggggtcaatACACAAAGAAGATATTACACTTGCTAATATATGACCCCAATATATTAAGGCTTCctaggtctgtctagttaaggctatggtttttccagtggttatgtatggatgtgagagttggactgtgaagaagactgagcgccaaagaattgatgcttttgaaatgtggtgttggagaagactcttgagagtcccttggactgcaaggagatccaaccagtccattttgaagatcAGCTGttggatttctctggaaggaatgatgctaaagctgaaactccaatattttggccacctcatgcaaagagttgactcattggaaaagactctgatgctgggagggattcggggcaagaggagaaggggacaacagaggatgagatggctggatggcatcaccgacttgatggacatgagtctgagtgaactctgggagttggtgatggacagggaagcctggtgtgctgtgattcatggggtcgcaaagagtcagacatgaatgagcgactgaactaaactgaactgaggtggtactggtctaaagaatctgcctatcaatgcaacAGACACAAGAggcatgaattcaatccctgggtctggaagttcccctggtataggaaatgacaacacctaaatacataaaacaaacaataatgataaagaaagaaaaattaaatggaatacaataatagtaggagatcTTAATACCCCGTTGACATCACTGGACAGATCTCCCAGTATAAAATCAATAAGGTAACCAAGATTCTTAACGACACAATAGAACAGTTGAACTTAATTGAAGTCAGCAGGACTTTTTGCATACAACAACCCcagaacacacattctttttaagtgCACGTGAAACATTCTCAAGGATAGATCATATTCCAGGACACACAACCAGGATCAAGAAATGTAATGGACAGAAATgatttcaaacatcttttctgaccacaactgTAGGTAAGTAGAAATCaaccacagaaagaaaaagaaaaaaaaaagataattacatgGATACTACAAACATGATACTATGAATCAATCGGTAAATGATGACTTGAAAGAGAAAGTCAGAAAATATGTGAAGGATGTGAGGGTGATCTGGTCACCCCATTGATCTCTGAGGATGATTCAGCTGATCTGGCTGACTATGTGggtgtctctttcctccctcatCATTCCATGTGTGTCCCTCTCAAAGCTGCACACTTGGTTGAAGAGGACAGCCATCCCTGATAGAGGAGGACTGGTCTTCAGTCAAGGGTATCTAGTGGAACAGATCATTTTGATTCTGATGCTTTTAATGGGAAACTTTCAAAACCATTCAACATTTTAAGCTTTTCAATTATAGTTGCCATTTTTTATTGGAAGCCAATGTCTGTTTCTTCTGAAAATTTAAAGAGAAcacaaagaagacatagaaatcTGCCATTATTCAAATCAGTCAACCCAGTATtgtatatatttactatattgCATCAATCAGTTTGGCTATTCTCAGTATGTGCTTAAACATATAGGATGATATTTATGTACagtttgatattttttaatttttatctataaATCATCAACTAatctatttttagaattttgagaTTTAATTATTAACCATTTCGTACCCTCATGAGTCTGAAGAGGCTTTGATTTTTCAAGTTTATGTTGGCCGCTAAAGTTCATGTTTCGTTTGATCTATGAGATGATAAAATTTGGCATTTTAGTTCTCTATGATTTTTGTCTGACAGAGTTTGAAGTAAGTGAGATACTGAAACCAGCAGGAACTTTCTGAGTGGGAATATTAAATGTTATTTGATCATTGGCTATCTTTctcttagcttccctggtggctcagacggtaaaatcatctgcttgcaatgctggagacccggttcgattcctgggttgggaagatcccctggagaaggaaacgacaacccactccagtattcttgcctggagaatcccatggacagaggaaccttgtagtctacagtccatggggtcgcaaagagtcagacacgactgagcgatttcgctTTTCGCTTATCTTTTTCTGACATCATGTCTCCGAAGCCAGTCATAAATATCAACACGGACCTCCCAGTCTAAAAGCAGAGGTGAAAGGCCAGCTGAGAGAGCTCGTCCCAGCTGTGTTCTGATCAAGCTTATCCTCCAAATGGTGAAATCTCAAGGCAGAGACACAGGTGTTATCAGGCAGTGTGGGGATGTAATTCTGCTGTCACATTGTTGAACAAAGACAGATACAGCAGAACTTGCTATAGGTAAGCTATGTAGAAATTTTGGAGGGCTCTGGATTGTTGCAGGAAATAATTTACCTTGGGGTACATGTTAATTATCTAATATTAATGTTAACTACAGACGAAGACAAGAATGAATCAAAATGAAAGTCGGTCAAAGTATATTATGCAGAATATAATCTTTATGTCTCCAGATGTTTTGggaaatatttaattcattttttgatgttaaattttgtgtgtgtgtgtgagtggtttCTCCACAGCTGTTGATATTACCAGCCTGGTTAGCAATAAAATTTCCAGTGTTCAAATTCCCTCATCTTCGAGTTCAATGCAATATGAAAGTTTAAATGGTTTGGTATTATGACTATCTTTCTATCAAAATAAAT includes these proteins:
- the LOC102182573 gene encoding NKG2-A/NKG2-B type II integral membrane protein; amino-acid sequence: MNNQGATYVELKAVKSSKRQQRKPKISKSSSSITEQELTYAELSLENAPQNLHENDKNYHSKGSPSPSEKFIAGILGIVCLALMSTLVTMIVVTPSTVIREHNNSSPIARPQKEFHCGCCPKEWFTYSNNCYSLSLEKETLNGSLMSCTTKNSTLLYIDSEEEMKFLMSLPTISWIPVFREGRGHAWKWQNGSIFKLKITDHTPGERNCAVLSSRGIKAESCQIQNTYNCKHKLEN